In Carassius carassius chromosome 2, fCarCar2.1, whole genome shotgun sequence, the DNA window GTATTTGGGTTGTCTTTTCTTGCACTCTGGTTGGCCACTCTGTTTGGGAGAGAAGGTAGTAGTACAACTCTCTACTTTGGACTGGAGACACCTGCGTAGCACTGACTTCTACCTACAGGTGGTCCCCTTCTCGACACGTTGTCCTCGCCTTGCTCTTAAGTGCCTTGCACCTGGTGGGAGGAACGTACAGGAGGTCTTAGTGCCAGAGTCACAACATCCGCTGGTTTTTACTTCAGAGTGGCTACACTGCATCAACAAGGAGCGTGGCTGCAAGAGAGAAGGTAAGACAAAAAAGGATGAATAAGGAGACCAATAGTTAGGGCAGATGGTGGAGAGCAAGGACATACTATCCATTGGTTGAAATAAAGTGCAGCATATTTATGAAGATTTTAGTGTGTCATGATGTTTAAACCAATGTCTACATTTTTGTTTGCCTTCTTAGAGTAGTACACAGAGTGGACCCTCTTCCTCTTTCTCAGTTATTCTCAAACTTTCTTTCCATGTAGGTGGAGGATGTTTGGACACTTGTCTGGTGACCACATGTGACGGAGTAGTCCGTATTCCATGGGAAGAGGTGGTCTATCCCAAACTCCTCCACAATCCATCTAATCCTCTCCAAGACAATCTTGACCGAACCGACTTGTCATCGGGGGGATTGGGCCTTGGTTGGGGCAGCTCTTCAGGAGAGCATGATTCCTGGTCCTGGGATGAAGAGGATGACTTGCCTCCAGATGGAAACGAGGCGGAGATTGAGACTGCATTAGAATGTCTGCGCAAAAGCAGTGATGACCATCTTGTAGCTGATGGTGCTGGAGATTATGTTGAGCTGCTAGAGCCCAGAGGAGGCCCAGATGGTGGTGCTGATCCCAAGCAGCGCTATCTGGAGATGCATGGAATGTGTAAGACCAAAACATTGCCCATGTGTAGGAGAGGTAAAGCAATACGACTAAGAAAGGGGAAGGGGAGAGGGTATGTGAAGACTGAACCTGGTACTAGGGCTGGAAGTCTGGTACGAAGGAATAGCAACAACAATGGTAAGGATGGAGTAGTTTCCTGTAGTGACTTGGCTACCTCACGCCCCTTGCCACGTGTCATTGATTTGGGTCACCAAAGAAGGTCATATTCCCCTCTGTTCCAGGACTCTGAAGAAGGTGCTAGAGACCCATTAGGTCTTGGATGTAGATCTCATTGTATGGACAGTCTGGCCAAGGAGAGGAGGCCAGGGGTAGAAAAGAGAGAGATGGGCCTGGGGGTACACTGCCCTGGGAGGAGTGTCAGAGAAAGAAGTTTTCCAGCATGCAGTGTTCTACAGATGATAATGATGTGGCTAAGAACAAAGCAGAGAATCTGGTAGAGGGACAACAGGACCACAATCAAATATCGCACTGTGACTGTGATGATAAAATATTGGCCAACACTTTAGACAGTAGACATGATGTTGCAACATTAGCAAATCCTTCCAATGCTTCAGATAATGGAGCTGTCTCTTTGGCTGTTTATGAAGaaacagaagacataaaaaagacattggctGGAGAATCTAAGACACAGACAATGTCTCTCCAGATTCTTCCCTGAAAAATGTATCTGATTCATCAGGTTGTGCACAAAGCAGAACCAAACACACAGACAATAACAGTAAAGAGAAAACTGATAAAATTTCGCCGCCATCAGGTACTGTAGGTGCCGCACAAGAAAAGTGTCCTGGAAAGTCTGAGAGCTTTGTTTGTCCTACAGGAAAAGAAGTAAAAACAGGTGGATTTAGAGCACCCAGGTATGGACAAGTAAATGTGCATTTTCAGTGCATATTTGATGGTAATTGttcaaattgttttaattgtctgcgTCATATTGCTTTGTTCAGTACTGCCCATATAGGGGATATCATACccacttaaaacaaataaaagctgcttttttgcttaaagagaaaatttttcctttctacaggaggaaaaggAAAGCCAAAGGAGGCAAAGGGAAGGCCAAATCCAATGGCCGTGTACAACATAAAGGCAAGGGTGACTCAAAGAACGCGAACAAAGCCACCGAACCGATCAGCCATTCTAGACGATCAGAGGAGGCTCCCAAATTATCCAAAGATTGCAAAGGCTGTGTATCAGTGACTGACACAGAAACAGATGCAAAGTCAAAAGCCAAAGATGGAGGTAATGTTGTGATCGTCACAATTCATGCTCTTAAGTGGCCTTTCATTAAGTGTTGAAGTCATGGTTCACTCCATACTCAATTTGTTATTACAGAAAGCCAGTCTGGCACATCCTTTTCTGACCATTCCCAAAATGAGATGCGATTATCTGAATCTGCTGCTCACTTAGAGTCCAAATCTCCCCCTCCTCATCTTAGAGACCTAGATTTCAATCTTTTGCAGTCAGGAAAGCTCAAATTAACAGGTAAATGTTCTTACTTTTTatggttacaaaatatttatttttccattaacaTTAAGTAATTTCTCGTGTAGGTACAATGGACCGACTGGGAAGAGCATTAGTTTTCACAGAAAGTCACCTCCCAGAGGATGGATGGAACACAGATGAAATTATCAAAGTGCTGTCCTGCTATTACACCATCACCAGGTCTGTTATTCAACCCATGTAACAGAGACTTTCTTGCGTGTCACTAAACCTCGAATGCACTGGTTTCTTTAGCAGAAAACATTCATACTGAGTGAGCTAAAGTTAGAGCTGGCTgagtattttcattttcttgcttCATTGAATTTTTGACTGGAGGGCACTATCTCATGACCTTTTACTGTGCTTGGCTAATGTGCATTGTTTGTTGTTCTTATTTTGAAATATCAGACCTATGGCCAGAGAGAAGGGTCTTACTGTCATAGTGGACAGCAGAAAGTCTGCTACGTCTGAACTCTTTCTCTCTGCACTGAAGCTCTTCAAGGTAATCAGTGCATGGATTGGGTTTGTGGTACAGTGGGTGTTTTGCATTGGTTCTAAACCTgttttgtctgtctgtatgtgtctGCTTTTGTCTAACAGGGACAGGCAGCAACAGAGCTCGACTCAGTTCTTATCCTAACTGAGGAACAAGATGAATCGACCCATCCGTGTCTGGATGGAATAGAGGTGCATGTTTATTCACTGAGCTAATATTTATCAGGCAATTTGGGCTAGGAAAGAGTAGGAAATGGGCTATTCAATCATTTAGTGTTCAACCATTTTTGACAGACAAAGGAGCAGCTACTGGTACCTGAAATCTGTACAAAGCTGAAAATGAGGAAAGGAATTTAGCCATGTCATCCATGATGTGGAATTTTTAATAGCCCAGCCTTCTTACATTGCTGTTGTAAACTCTGCTTAACTTTCCTAGATCTGGATTGAATCTCTAATATCAGTGCATTTAGATCTAGCAATTAGTTGTAGTGGCCAAAATGGTCTCTTCTATCTCATGGAAGGctacatataaagcatgaaaaaTACAATGCAAACAACTCAGATGGAAGACTTCTTTTTTAGAGTTTCAACACAGGAGTTGGCAGCATGTTTGCTTTCTGTCAGCTCCTCCAGTTCCCCAAGGAGTTCGTTCAGTTTCAGTGGGAAATATTTACGTTCAGTCTGGCGATGAAGCATTTGAGTAGACAATTAAATTTATTGAAGATGTTTCTGATTCTCAGGTGCATACAGTACGAGGTACAGGCATCCTTCAGCAGTTTGTGGACAAGCAGCAGTTGCCCAAAGAAATGGCTGGAGACTTTAACCACTCACATGATGACTGGCTCACTTTCAGACTGGTACTTGGCATGCTGTCATACATAGCCAGACTTTTAGCATGGTCAACATTACAGCTTATTCTGACTATCCAGTTTGTGGATATCTAGTTTACTTGCTACTAACAGTTTTAAACAAAACTCTTAATGTATAATTAACACCACTATCTGGCAAATCCAGTGATTAGTTCTTCTCAAAAGTGCTTGTTTCTTGTAAACATGGCACAATATTGAAATGTCAAGTTCCTGGTGAAGTGCAGTAAGCTTTTTTTGCTTAATATGTTCaatgacacaaaaataaaaatctttgaaTGGACATCTTTTAGTGTCTGTGAAAACTTAGCACTTTGGTTAAATATACATAGAATATTCCCCACAACAAGACatcttttccatttaaaaatacatttaagctacacacataaaaaaagaccagtaaacttaaatataaacattttaagaaTTACCACAAGCCTGACCTGACATCTGCAGCAGATTAACATGCTTTTCCTGATGCTCTTCACAGAGTTTGGAGCAGCTGACTGAGCGCTGTGAGAGCGCCCTCACCCTGCTGGGAGACGCACTGCAGTCTATGGACACAGAACCACTACCTGACTGCATTAAGGTGAAGCAGTGTTTGATGTAAAATATGATTTGCTACTACTTCAAGTCTGTTTAACTACATGTTTGATTGATTCGTCATCAGACTGTCTAATTCTATTTACCTGTAGAATGTTCCCCTCAGCGTCGAGAAACACAGACAGTTAATGAAAAGCATCCTCACTGACCAACGGCTGACAGAGCTGCAGCAGAGGGGCGGGACTTGGCTGGCAGGTCTGGCCAATGGGACCTCAGGGCTGGCACAGAAATCACCAGACTGCAAGTATGAATACATAATACTGTTAAATTAGTTAAACTAAACTGTTAACTTTAATGGACATTTCATGTGTTtacttaaaatctaaaatattgtgAATGTAATTCTGCTCGTCTGACTGTAGGACTATATTACTTTTGCATTCAGGGCTGCTTTGGCAGTGGCCTCTAACCTGTATGACAGTGTTGATGATGCGCTTCACCGACTGGTGCGTGTGTCCAATCAGAGGGGTCGTGACCTGGAAGCACTCGGGAGATTGGCTGCCCTTGTGGATAAATTGGACAAGGTATGTGTGAGGATAAATATGGtgcgttcaagtcctcctgggaagttcgtaTGCACGAGGTGGGAAGTTGTGCTTACAACAGCATGTGCGTTCACTTTCGTCAGAGCAAGATGGCAGAGTACTTTCTCTTaattaataacacaaaaatacagcaatGTTCTTAAACTCGTGTTCTAGAAAATGAAGTACAAAGAAATGTGTTAGGTATacttagtttttttatgtttttaattaatgaagCCACTGCCAACTTTATTGTTACAAGTTGCATTGTTATATTGTAATGCCATCATATTATGTGTTGTCGATTAACTTACTGCGCTGTAAATAGAAAAGCCTGACAATATCACAGCTAAATACCTTTAAGTATAGTATATGTTCTTCCATGTTAATCACTGACACGCCCCCAACTCGTACAGATCGGGGCTTAAAGAAAATCCCAAGCtccccattattattatttattaatatttacaatattgtggtggcgttcatgtgcattcaactcGTAAATATGATCTATACGAGATGACTTGAATGCACCAATAGAGCAGTGAGATCTGTCAATCGAATATTAATCAGGTATAAGCAATTTTCTGCAATTTTCAGGTAATCTTGAAAACTTTGATAAgcctcaggtgtgtttgattcgTTCAGATTAGAAACTGAACTCTGCAGGCCTGTGGCCCTCCATGACTGGAGTTGAGTTATTTTGCAGTGTAAACTTTGCTGATTATAACGGGACTATTCGAGAGAATCCAGAACTGTGTACAGACAATGAACTCATGCTAAACCGCAGACTCAACTGATCACGTGAAACTGTGTGAACTTGcagctttgttgattataataggTGCATTCCAGTTTTGATGCATCATGTCGCTATGAatgactgttttgttttttaagcctCTAGGAGAACCATGCTGACGATTTAGAAAGTGTGTTGGTTTACTGATGTGATAATGTATAtaacaccaatatttcaggatTACAGTCCATAGTTTGTTTTGGATGTGTTCATTATGAAAATGACATGCATGGATGGATTAAATTGTATTTGGAAGCAATTGCAAGGAATAattcacataaacataaaaaagcaccataaaagatTATTTCACTATATATTAAGTCAGAAAGTTGTTTTTCACAAACATCTGTCTTGGATCTCCTTCTGAGTTTATGTGATGAGTAGCAATGTCTAATTTGCTATAAATGTGtcaaattttttataattaatggttaaaggaatgtttggaaatgcAAGCTGATATTTCCTACGGAACACAATAAACCaacagattgaaaaaaaaatattcttaaaacatttttttttgttggtgaatCGGCTgatgacttttgcacagtagtgtattaGCTTTAGTTAATCATAACAGCACTTCGACCATGACATTGTTTTTccgttttgtgtttaatgtaaaaaaaagaaagtaatactggtgtggaatgacatgagtaaataatgagagaaatgtattttttggggtgaacttttcTTTTCCTGAGGGAAATAATGAACAGTTATGAGTTGGATTATAGTCGTAATGTGTTTCATCACATATGACATTGACTTCTtgtttctttctctgtgtgtgtgtgtgtgtatttgctcCAGTGTGAGAGAGCCATAGAGCAGGAACAGCAGCAGCTGGAGGACTATAAACATCCTCCTCTGTCTCTCAGCAGACTGTCACTCAAACAGCACAAGTTCAGGAGCTTCAGAGAGTCAGCGATGGTGAGTCTGCTTCACCACTACTGCTGAGACGGACTCTTGTAAATGATCTTAGGCGCTCCTCATTCCCACACATTTGTTGTCTGATCATTTATATGTGTGATAGGAGCTTCACAGTGAGACTCTGGTGTTGCTGGGAGAGGTGGAGAGCTGGTCTGAGCTGGACTGGCCCGGTCTCAGAGCTGTGCTGGACAAACTCCCTCCAATAAGAGAAAAAGTGCGAGACATGTCTCACTGTCTATCAGACTGCTGGACACAGCTGGACAACACACAGCGACTGCTGTCTACACTTACTGAAGTAAAGCACAAACACATATCCACACTGTATGTTTGTATTTATCATGTGACAGGATAtttctttactgtatatatatagcagATATAATTTTATATCTACTGTAATAGACAGGACCACTTTACATTATGTGAGGGCAACTATGGAGTGATGCAAAAACAGAGCGGGATGTGTCTTAAGTAAACATGAGCAAGAACATAGGACAGAGTTTAGATGTTTAAAGTGACCACATTGATATAGATTTCAGTATTCAAATGCTTTGAATGTGGTTTATCCAGTCAGAATTTAGAGTCTGAACTCTCTGTTTTGGACATTAGTTTGTCTGAACAATAGTTTGGAGTTTTCCATTAAACTCAAGTGTTAAACAATAAAGCAGTTTTAGCACTGATGCCAGACTTTcactaccactcaaaagttttgggtcagtaagatattcTTTTAGAAGAAATTCATATGTTTTATTACGCAAtgatgcattgaatttatttaaattgaatgcataatgttacaaaatataaaaattgcaaaTAAAGGTTTCATCAAAAGTATGAAGCaccacaaccattttcaacattgataataatcagaaatgtttcttgagcagcaaatcatcatattagaatgatttctgaagatcatgtgacactgaagactggaggaatgatgctgaaattcagctgggcatcacaggaatacattacatttgacaatatattcacatagaaaacagctcttttaaattgtattaatatttcacaataatcatgttttattgtattttttaatccaataaatgcagctttagtgaggataagaaaatatcaataaaaactcTACCAACCACAGACTCTTGAATGGCAGAGTATCATTAATTGATGTGTAATTAGCAAACAGGAAGAACTATTACAATGACATTTACATTCAGAGTACTTACCCCTACATACACACACTTACGCCAATGATTATGGCTAACTCTCCATTTTTCTCTCTGTAGGCGTCTCAGTGGTGTGACGTGGTGTCATCCTCCTCTCCTTCCTCTTCCTCGTCctcccctctctcctctctccctcCCATCCCTCCATCACGTTTCCAGGATGCTCGTGCTCTTGCGCTGGATCTGGGTGGTGGGGCTTTGCTGGACCTCTGGTCCCAGACTCTGGAGCGCTATCAGAAAACTCTGGCTCAGTTCAAGAGCCGAATCCTGCAGGCGGAAAGAGGCCCGTCAATGGCCCAGGGTCAGGAGCTGGAATCGGGGGGACGAGGGAGGACCCCTGTCCCCAGCACGTCCAGTCTGGGGGATTTAGAGGGGGAGATCGAGCCGGACTGGTGTCCTGGAGGAGGAGAGGGGGGCCTGCAGTCCTGGGGTTCACTGGCGTCTCTCTTCCGGCCACAAAACTGCTCAACGCTCAAGATTGGAGAGGAAAAGAAGAAAGAGGGGGTGAATCCAGGAGGGGGAAAGTTTCTGCAAAATCTGCTGCACCCGGCCAAGAAAAATGTACGTGTGCATGTTTTAGAGTGAGGGAGTCGCATTCATGAGTTCAGCAACTAAAAATAACTGAAGGTGTTATCTGAAGGTGAGCtgagaaaaaacacataaaactcTAAAAGCATCCTAGTAAATGCATACTAACACATTCACTGCTATCTAGCAAATCCCTAGCAACCaccaaccacctagcaacacttGGCAACCATATATCAACACCTcagaaaccacccaaaacaccctaacaactgcataGCAATCACAAAGAAATACTAGGAACTGCTTTGTAAACCCTTAGCatctgcatagcaacaccctgggaACCACCCAGAACATCCTAACAACCAACTTAGCAACAACCCAAAACCTCCTGATAACTGCAAATAAAAATCCTAATAACTGTAAACCAATACTCAGACCACCCTAACAATCATCTAGAATACCCTAGCAGCTGCATAATAACTCTATTGGCAACACTCAGAACCTCTCACTGTACTCTAGCAACGGTTttgcaacaccctaacaactaccTAGCAATTCCTTAGGAACCATCAAGAACACACTAGAAACTGCTCAGCAGCACCATGAGAACCTCCCACAGCACCCTAGCCACCATCTAGCTACAATCTCGCAAATGCataaaaacaccctagcaactacctGTTCCTTAACAACCACCAAAGAAAGAAGCTAGAAACAGCATAGCAACACCGGGGccagtgttgccaccttgtggaacaACTGATTAGTGCAAAACAAATTCAATGTGCATGTGCAACCTGCACATATTGTACAAAACAAGTTACAAAAATCGTGTGGTCCATTTATAGTATGTGCATACTACTCTGGTGATGAAACCTGCATCACACGCTCTGTACGCCTTCCTTCGCATACATATAAAAACCAATGTTGGGCCTAAGTCACCGGTTGTCTCTGTCCTGCTGTAGGCCACGGATGCGCCCCTTCCTCCCAAACCCCCTCGCAGGCGTCATCCCAGTTTCGACCTACAGGCTCTACTTGCCCCGCGCCGTTCAGCCGCCATGTCTAAGCCCGCCGAGACCACATCGGGCCAGTCCTCTCCGCTGTCTTGGCTGGGCCGCCGGGGGCTGACGGATCCCATCCTTACGGCAGGGGTGGCAGCAGCGGTTCCAGGATGGAGGGATCCCCCtggaggaggagcaggaggaggaggagtgctGATCAGAGGAGTAGAGGTTAGCAGTAAGGAAGTGGCAGATCATACAGGCTTCACGCGCCAACATGTGCTGCTCAACCGCAACGAAAGAGAGACGGGGCTGGAGAGAGCAGGAGCTACCGCACAGAGGTGTGTATAACAATGCAACTCTAGAACAgccaatttaatgcattcattttgtgtgATTTTGTTATTGCTTCCTGAGTCACTCTGACCTCCTATTGCATTCGATTTCAAGGTATTTCTTCCAAACATTTTGTGACAGTTTCTCGTTTAGGTTCACGAGTGTATATAAAAAGTTActgacacatacacaaacacgtaGACAAAGGCTCTGCAAATTTTGGTGCAGTCAATCATGTTAGGATTCAAATGGACCTGCCATTGGTTTCCATCCAGTTTACCAAAAATCAACACTTTGAAAAACAGCAAACAGAGTACCTAGATTTTTAACACAAcaggtcaatgacaaataaagaaTTGCAAGATCAGTTTTTATTAAGGGGTCAActattccttctctctctctcgatcaCAGCAAGCTGTACTTACAGTGGTGTCGGCTGGTCAGCACAGAGAGGCAGTATGTGGCTGTTCTGAAAGGTGTGGAGGAGAACTATCTGCCCCTCCTGGAGTCTTCAGACGTCCCGTCTGCACTGAGAGGAAAGACAGAGTCACTCTTCTGTAACTGGAAGAGCCTCTCTGCGTTCCACTCGCAGTCACTCCTCCCGGCCATGGAGGGCGCTCTCTCCCAGACATTGCAGCAGACTGACTGCTTCAGCAAATATGTGTGTAACGGCTcacattttaacactttttttttttacctgaaatttgtaaaattacagtttcATTGTAAATGAtaacatgttaaaaataaataattaaagaatCATAAAAAGCAAGGTCGTTTTTAATGTGACCACCACATAATAAGAAATTGTCTGAAgctgaaaaacatcacaatactGTCAAGATTAACAAAAATAG includes these proteins:
- the LOC132111395 gene encoding LOW QUALITY PROTEIN: pleckstrin homology domain-containing family G member 4B-like (The sequence of the model RefSeq protein was modified relative to this genomic sequence to represent the inferred CDS: inserted 2 bases in 2 codons), with amino-acid sequence MGSEAVEDCVQGALSSLYPPFESTAPPLLSQVFSVLESTYQHDSLRYLLDFFIPAKHLLHRLQQHACSQYLGCLFLHSGWPLCLGEKVVVQLSTLDWRHLRSTDFYLQVVPFSTRCPRLALKCLAPGGRNVQEVLVPESQHPLVFTSEWLHCINKERGCKREGGGCLDTCLVTTCDGVVRIPWEEVVYPKLLHNPSNPLQDNLDRTDLSSGGLGLGWGSSSGEHDSWSWDEEDDLPPDGNEAEIETALECLRKSSDDHLVADGAGDYVELLEPRGGPDGGADPKQRYLEMHGMCKTKTLPMCRRGKAIRLRKGKGRGYVKTEPGTRAGSLVRRNSNNNGKDGVVSCSDLATSRPLPRVIDLGHQRRSYSPLFQDSEEGARDPLGLGCRSHCMDSLAKERRPGVXKERDGPGGTLPWEECQRKKFSSMQCSTDDNDVAKNKAENLVEGQQDHNQISHCDCDDKILANTLDSRHDVATLANPSNASDNGAVSLAVYEETEDIKKTLAGESKTQTMSLXDSSLKNVSDSSGCAQSRTKHTDNNSKEKTDKISPPSGTVGAAQEKCPGKSESFVCPTGKEVKTGGFRAPRRKRKAKGGKGKAKSNGRVQHKGKGDSKNANKATEPISHSRRSEEAPKLSKDCKGCVSVTDTETDAKSKAKDGESQSGTSFSDHSQNEMRLSESAAHLESKSPPPHLRDLDFNLLQSGKLKLTGTMDRLGRALVFTESHLPEDGWNTDEIIKVLSCYYTITRPMAREKGLTVIVDSRKSATSELFLSALKLFKGQAATELDSVLILTEEQDESTHPCLDGIEVHTVRGTGILQQFVDKQQLPKEMAGDFNHSHDDWLTFRLSLEQLTERCESALTLLGDALQSMDTEPLPDCIKNVPLSVEKHRQLMKSILTDQRLTELQQRGGTWLAGLANGTSGLAQKSPDCKAALAVASNLYDSVDDALHRLVRVSNQRGRDLEALGRLAALVDKLDKCERAIEQEQQQLEDYKHPPLSLSRLSLKQHKFRSFRESAMELHSETLVLLGEVESWSELDWPGLRAVLDKLPPIREKVRDMSHCLSDCWTQLDNTQRLLSTLTEASQWCDVVSSSSPSSSSSSPLSSLPPIPPSRFQDARALALDLGGGALLDLWSQTLERYQKTLAQFKSRILQAERGPSMAQGQELESGGRGRTPVPSTSSLGDLEGEIEPDWCPGGGEGGLQSWGSLASLFRPQNCSTLKIGEEKKKEGVNPGGGKFLQNLLHPAKKNATDAPLPPKPPRRRHPSFDLQALLAPRRSAAMSKPAETTSGQSSPLSWLGRRGLTDPILTAGVAAAVPGWRDPPGGGAGGGGVLIRGVEVSSKEVADHTGFTRQHVLLNRNERETGLERAGATAQSKLYLQWCRLVSTERQYVAVLKGVEENYLPLLESSDVPSALRGKTESLFCNWKSLSAFHSQSLLPAMEGALSQTLQQTDCFSKYKDQFLLYSHYIRMRPEPDALLISQASDFFRSKLSSSLVPAPPFPQCLSTPVQRLEQYCQTLEELGGLNPTSDSALSILKHAQRHGEDLRASDLITGCPIPVAERGDLVRQGELCVCGGGRRKKTGIRNVFLYQNYLIFTKHKTPNPGCSVYSFKHSIKTGEMGLTQSVGEDGLRFEVWVRQASRTRDCLTLQASSVKERGTWTHDIAQLLWTHAIHNTELCLKESLCMGVSSKLLLDVTGAQLADLDSSFSLNDRGTHTHTHTHTHTHTHVHKHITSCSSSLHVILSGIHQMSFYPS